The following proteins are co-located in the Sporosarcina pasteurii genome:
- the rpsS gene encoding 30S ribosomal protein S19 — MGRSLKKGPFADDHLMKKVDAQKGSERKQVIKTWSRRSTIFPSFIGQTIAVYDGRKHVPVYITEDMVGHKLGEFAPTRTFRNHGGDDKKTGR; from the coding sequence ATGGGCCGCAGCTTGAAAAAAGGACCTTTTGCAGATGATCATCTAATGAAAAAAGTAGATGCACAAAAAGGATCAGAGAGAAAGCAAGTTATTAAAACTTGGTCAAGACGTTCCACAATCTTCCCATCATTCATCGGTCAAACGATTGCAGTTTATGATGGTCGTAAACATGTACCTGTTTACATCACAGAAGATATGGTTGGTCATAAATTAGGTGAATTCGCACCTACACGTACATTTAGAAATCACGGTGGCGACGACAAGAAGACAGGTCGCTAA
- the rplB gene encoding 50S ribosomal protein L2, producing MAIKKYKPTSNGRRNMTSSDFSAITTDKPEKSLLKPITRKGGRNNTGRTTVRHQAGGHKRQYRVIDFQRRKDDIPGRVATIEYDPNRSANIALINYADGEKRYILAPKGLEVGMTLMSGPNADARLGNALPLENVPMGSTIHNIELKPGKGGQLVRSAGTSAQVLGREGKYVLVRLQSGEVRMILATCRATIGQVGNEQHELINIGKAGRSRWLGKRPAVRGSVMNPNDHPHGGGEGRTGIGMPSPLSPWGKPTLGYKTRKKSNKSDKYIVRRRKK from the coding sequence ATGGCGATTAAAAAATACAAGCCTACTTCTAACGGACGTCGTAATATGACTTCATCAGATTTCTCTGCGATTACAACAGATAAGCCAGAAAAATCACTATTGAAGCCAATTACTCGTAAAGGCGGACGTAACAATACAGGTAGAACTACAGTTCGTCATCAAGCGGGCGGACACAAACGCCAATACCGTGTCATCGATTTCCAACGTCGAAAAGATGACATTCCAGGACGCGTTGCTACGATCGAATACGATCCAAACCGTTCAGCAAACATCGCATTAATTAACTATGCAGATGGAGAGAAAAGATACATTCTGGCTCCGAAAGGTCTAGAAGTTGGAATGACACTTATGTCAGGTCCAAACGCAGATGCAAGATTAGGAAACGCATTACCACTTGAAAATGTTCCAATGGGTTCAACAATTCATAACATCGAATTGAAGCCAGGAAAAGGTGGTCAACTCGTTCGTTCAGCTGGTACATCAGCACAAGTTCTTGGACGTGAAGGAAAGTATGTTCTTGTACGTCTCCAATCTGGTGAAGTACGTATGATTTTAGCTACTTGCCGTGCAACAATCGGTCAAGTTGGTAACGAACAACACGAACTTATTAATATTGGTAAAGCAGGCCGTTCACGCTGGTTAGGTAAGCGTCCAGCAGTCCGTGGTTCTGTAATGAACCCGAACGATCACCCACACGGTGGGGGAGAAGGACGTACTGGTATCGGGATGCCTTCACCACTTTCACCATGGGGCAAACCAACACTTGGTTACAAAACGCGTAAGAAATCCAATAAATCCGATAAGTACATCGTTCGTCGTCGTAAGAAGTAA
- the rplW gene encoding 50S ribosomal protein L23: protein MEAREILKRPVITERSSEQMDLNKYTFEVDTRANKTQIKDAVEEVFNVTVEKVNVMNYKGKFKRMGRHAGYTNKRRKAVVTLTADSNDIELFEI, encoded by the coding sequence ATGGAAGCACGTGAAATTTTGAAACGTCCGGTCATAACCGAGCGTTCTTCTGAGCAAATGGACTTAAACAAATACACATTCGAAGTTGACACGCGCGCAAACAAGACTCAAATCAAAGACGCTGTCGAAGAAGTCTTCAATGTTACAGTAGAAAAAGTTAACGTCATGAACTACAAAGGAAAGTTCAAGCGTATGGGAAGACATGCAGGTTACACAAACAAACGCCGTAAAGCGGTTGTTACATTAACTGCTGATTCAAACGATATCGAACTTTTCGAAATCTAA
- the rplD gene encoding 50S ribosomal protein L4, giving the protein MSKVSVLSQTGSSVGDIELNEAIFGIEPNEAVLFEAVVQQRASLRQGNHKVKNRSEVSGGGRKPWRQKGTGRARQGSIRSPQWRGGGVVFGPTPRSYAYKLPRKVRRLALLSGLSSKVREENLIVLDELKFDAPKTKEFVQVLTDLSIEKKALFVTANLDETVALSARNIPGVTVITAEGINVLDLVGHEKLVMTKAAVEKVEEVLG; this is encoded by the coding sequence ATGTCTAAAGTATCGGTACTAAGTCAAACAGGTTCTTCAGTTGGCGACATCGAACTAAACGAAGCAATCTTCGGCATCGAGCCAAATGAAGCAGTATTGTTTGAAGCAGTGGTCCAACAACGTGCATCATTACGTCAAGGTAACCACAAAGTGAAAAACCGTTCAGAAGTTTCGGGCGGTGGGCGCAAGCCATGGCGTCAAAAAGGTACAGGTCGTGCTCGTCAAGGTTCGATCCGTTCACCACAATGGCGCGGAGGCGGTGTTGTATTCGGTCCTACACCAAGAAGCTATGCATACAAACTACCTAGAAAAGTTCGTAGACTAGCGCTCTTATCAGGACTATCATCAAAAGTACGTGAAGAGAACTTAATCGTTCTTGATGAACTAAAATTTGATGCACCAAAAACAAAAGAGTTTGTTCAAGTATTAACAGATCTTTCGATTGAAAAGAAAGCATTATTTGTTACTGCTAACCTAGATGAAACAGTAGCATTATCTGCTCGTAACATCCCAGGGGTAACTGTTATCACTGCTGAAGGTATCAACGTGTTAGACCTCGTTGGACACGAAAAACTTGTGATGACAAAAGCAGCTGTAGAAAAAGTAGAGGAGGTGCTTGGTTAA
- the rplC gene encoding 50S ribosomal protein L3 produces the protein MTKGILGRKVGMTQIFAENGDLIPVTVIEATPNIVLQKKTVETDGYNSVQLGFDDKRDKLANKPEKGHVAKAETAPKRFIREFRGMDVNAHEVGQEVKVDTFAEGDVIDVTGVTKGKGFQGVVKRYGFKIGFMSHGSRFHRAPGSIGSVDAQRVFKGKKLPGRMGTKTVTIQNLEIVKVDAERNLLLVKGNVPGARKSLVQVNSAIKGNK, from the coding sequence ATGACCAAAGGAATCTTAGGAAGAAAAGTCGGTATGACGCAAATTTTTGCTGAAAACGGCGATCTTATCCCAGTAACAGTAATTGAAGCTACTCCAAATATCGTTTTACAAAAGAAGACGGTTGAAACGGACGGTTACAATTCTGTACAATTAGGATTTGATGACAAACGTGATAAGCTTGCAAACAAGCCAGAAAAAGGACATGTTGCAAAAGCTGAAACTGCACCTAAGCGCTTCATCCGCGAATTCCGTGGAATGGACGTTAACGCACACGAGGTTGGTCAGGAAGTCAAAGTTGATACATTTGCAGAAGGCGATGTAATCGACGTTACAGGAGTTACAAAAGGTAAAGGATTCCAAGGTGTTGTTAAACGCTACGGATTTAAAATTGGTTTTATGAGCCATGGTTCACGTTTCCACCGCGCACCAGGTTCAATCGGTTCTGTTGATGCTCAGCGTGTATTTAAAGGAAAGAAACTTCCAGGACGCATGGGTACAAAAACAGTAACAATCCAAAACCTTGAAATTGTAAAAGTTGACGCAGAGCGTAATTTATTACTAGTTAAAGGTAATGTTCCAGGCGCACGTAAATCACTTGTACAAGTGAACAGCGCAATCAAAGGGAACAAGTAA
- the rpsJ gene encoding 30S ribosomal protein S10: MAKQKIRIRLKAYDHSVLDQSAEKIVETAKRSGASVSGPIPLPTERSVYTVLRSVHVNKDSREQFEMRTHKRLIDIVNPTPQTVDALMKLDLPSGVDIEIKL, encoded by the coding sequence ATGGCAAAACAAAAGATTCGTATTCGTTTAAAAGCTTATGATCACAGTGTCTTAGATCAATCAGCTGAAAAAATCGTAGAAACTGCAAAACGTTCAGGTGCTAGTGTATCGGGTCCGATTCCACTACCAACTGAAAGGTCAGTTTACACAGTGCTTCGTTCCGTGCACGTAAACAAAGATTCACGTGAGCAGTTCGAAATGCGTACGCATAAACGTTTGATTGATATCGTTAATCCGACACCACAAACTGTCGATGCATTAATGAAACTAGATTTACCATCAGGCGTAGACATTGAAATCAAACTATAA
- a CDS encoding Na+/H+ antiporter family protein, protein MNAVILAVLVMLILSLMRVNVVLALVIGAITGGLAGGLTVEETITSFSGGLGAGATIALSYGLLGAFAVAISKTGIPQLIVNAMLRIMNKDSNGGRKSLVKVLVILVLLLMAVFSQNLIPIHIAFIPLLVPPILQVLNMLRIDRRLIACVLAFGLTTPYIILPYGFGFIFQEIIATQMAAAGMPIDMADIPKAMALPVAGLLVGLLFAIFISYRKPRDYKDESMGIDLQDFEIKKRNIIFTVVALIGTLAIQIPTQSMIAGAVTGIVILYITGTLKRQEADGLVNEGMQMMAFIGFVMIAANGFAAVLQETGHILSLVENTSQILGDNRALAAFLMLLVGLVVTMGIGSSFATIPIIASIFVPLSVAFGFGPMATIALIGTSGALGDAGSPASDSTLGPTAGLNVDGQHNHIWDTCVPTFLHFNIPLLIFGWLTILFFG, encoded by the coding sequence ATGAATGCAGTTATATTAGCGGTGCTAGTTATGTTGATTTTAAGTTTAATGAGAGTGAATGTCGTATTGGCACTTGTCATAGGTGCAATAACCGGTGGACTAGCTGGTGGCCTTACTGTTGAAGAGACGATTACATCATTTAGTGGCGGACTAGGAGCGGGGGCAACAATTGCGCTTAGTTATGGGCTATTAGGTGCTTTTGCAGTGGCTATTTCAAAAACAGGCATTCCTCAGTTAATCGTTAATGCAATGTTACGGATTATGAATAAAGATAGCAATGGAGGTCGTAAATCATTAGTGAAAGTGCTTGTGATCCTCGTGTTATTATTAATGGCTGTGTTCTCGCAGAACTTAATCCCAATACACATTGCATTTATTCCGTTATTGGTACCACCAATTTTACAAGTCTTAAACATGTTGAGAATTGATAGAAGACTTATTGCTTGTGTGTTGGCGTTCGGACTTACGACGCCATATATCATATTGCCGTACGGATTCGGTTTTATCTTTCAGGAAATTATTGCAACGCAAATGGCAGCTGCAGGCATGCCGATTGATATGGCAGATATTCCGAAGGCGATGGCACTACCAGTCGCAGGACTTTTAGTAGGATTACTTTTTGCGATATTTATTTCGTATCGCAAGCCACGGGATTATAAAGACGAGTCGATGGGTATTGATTTACAGGACTTCGAGATCAAAAAACGTAATATTATCTTCACTGTTGTTGCGTTGATTGGGACGCTAGCAATTCAAATCCCAACTCAATCTATGATAGCCGGTGCAGTTACAGGGATTGTTATCTTATATATTACAGGGACTTTAAAAAGACAAGAAGCAGATGGTTTAGTAAATGAAGGCATGCAGATGATGGCGTTTATCGGATTTGTGATGATTGCAGCGAATGGATTTGCAGCTGTTCTTCAAGAAACAGGACATATCCTTTCGCTAGTTGAAAATACAAGTCAGATACTTGGTGATAATAGAGCGTTAGCTGCATTTTTAATGTTATTAGTAGGGCTTGTTGTTACGATGGGAATAGGTTCTTCATTTGCAACAATTCCTATCATCGCATCGATATTCGTTCCACTTAGTGTTGCATTTGGTTTTGGACCAATGGCAACAATCGCTTTGATTGGTACGTCAGGTGCACTGGGAGATGCAGGTTCACCAGCATCAGACTCCACGCTTGGCCCAACGGCAGGATTGAACGTAGATGGTCAACATAATCATATATGGGATACATGTGTACCTACCTTTCTTCACTTCAATATTCCGCTGCTCATTTTCGGGTGGTTGACCATCTTGTTTTTCGGTTAA
- the tuf gene encoding elongation factor Tu: protein MGKEKFDRSKTHANIGTIGHVDHGKTTLTAAIATVLAKRLGGEAQSYDQVDNAPEERERGITINTSHIEYETENRHYAHVDCPGHADYVKNMITGAAQMDGGILVVSAADGPMPQTREHILLSKNVGVPYLVVFMNKCDMVDDEELLELVEMEIRDLLSEYDFPGDDIPVIQGSALKALEGDEAYEDKIIELMAAVDEYIPTPPRDTEKPFMMPVEDVFSITGRGTVATGRVERGEVTVGDTVDIIGIVEEAKSTTVTGVEMFRKLLDYAQAGDNIGALLRGVAREDIQRGQVLAKPGSIVPHTKFKSEVYVLSKEEGGRHTPFFSNYRPQFYFRTTDVTGVIELPEGVEMVMPGDNIEMVVDLIAPIALEEGTRFSIREGGRTVGSGVVTSIVK from the coding sequence ATGGGTAAAGAAAAATTTGATCGTTCAAAAACACATGCGAACATCGGAACAATTGGTCACGTTGACCATGGTAAAACTACACTTACAGCTGCAATTGCAACAGTTCTAGCGAAAAGACTAGGTGGAGAAGCACAATCTTACGACCAAGTTGACAACGCGCCAGAAGAGAGAGAGCGTGGAATCACAATCAACACGTCTCACATCGAGTACGAAACTGAAAACCGTCACTACGCACACGTTGACTGCCCAGGTCACGCGGACTACGTTAAAAACATGATCACTGGTGCAGCACAAATGGACGGCGGTATCTTAGTTGTATCTGCAGCTGATGGTCCAATGCCACAAACACGTGAGCACATCCTACTTTCTAAAAACGTAGGCGTTCCATACCTAGTTGTATTCATGAACAAATGTGACATGGTTGACGACGAAGAACTACTTGAGTTAGTAGAAATGGAGATCCGTGATCTTCTATCTGAGTATGACTTCCCAGGCGATGACATTCCTGTAATCCAAGGTTCAGCGCTTAAAGCACTTGAAGGTGACGAAGCATACGAAGATAAAATTATTGAACTGATGGCTGCTGTTGACGAGTACATCCCAACACCACCACGTGATACTGAGAAGCCATTCATGATGCCTGTTGAGGACGTATTCTCAATCACAGGTCGTGGTACAGTTGCAACAGGACGTGTTGAGCGTGGAGAAGTAACTGTTGGTGACACTGTAGACATCATCGGTATCGTTGAAGAAGCTAAATCTACAACTGTTACAGGTGTAGAGATGTTCCGTAAACTACTTGACTATGCTCAAGCTGGTGACAACATCGGTGCACTACTTCGTGGTGTAGCACGTGAAGACATCCAACGTGGACAAGTACTTGCTAAGCCAGGTTCAATCGTTCCACACACTAAGTTCAAATCAGAAGTTTATGTTCTTTCAAAAGAAGAGGGTGGCCGTCACACGCCGTTCTTCTCTAACTACCGTCCACAGTTCTACTTCCGTACAACGGACGTAACTGGTGTTATCGAACTTCCAGAAGGCGTAGAAATGGTTATGCCTGGAGATAACATTGAAATGGTAGTAGATTTAATTGCACCAATCGCACTTGAAGAAGGTACACGTTTCTCTATCCGTGAGGGTGGACGTACTGTAGGTTCAGGCGTTGTAACTTCAATCGTAAAATAA
- the fusA gene encoding elongation factor G, with protein MAREFSLENTRNIGIMAHIDAGKTTTTERILYYTGRIHKLGETHEGASQMDWMEQEQERGITITSAATTAQWKGHRVNIIDTPGHVDFTVEVERSLRVLDGAVTVLDAQSGVEPQTETVWRQATNYSVPRLVFVNKMDKTGADFHYAVGTVRERLGANAHPIQLPIGAEDQFHAIIDLIEMKATFYGDDFGKDVEVRDIPEEHLAEAEEYRESLIEAIVEFDEDLMEKYLGGEELTVEEIKAAIRKATLDVEFYPVVCGTAFKNKGVQLVLDAVIDYLPAPTDIQAIAGFNPENNEEETRPADDNGPFSALAFKVMTDPYVGKLTFFRVYSGTLKSGSYVRNTTKDKRERVGRILQMHADSREEIAEVHSGDIAAAVGLRDTGTGDTLCDEKAPVILESMEFPEPVISVAIEPKTKADQSKMGEALAKLQEEDPTFRAHTDEETGEVIIAGMGELHLDVLVDRLRREFGVEANVGAPQVSYRETFRQAAEVEGKFVRQSGGRGQYGHVWVEFSPNEEGAGFEFIDNIVGGTVPREYIGSVEEGIRDALDNGVIAGYPLIDIKARLYDGSYHDVDSNEMAFKIAGSMALKNAASKVNPALLEPMMKVEIQIPEEYLGDIMGDVTARRGRVEGMEARGNSQLVNAMVPLAEMFGYATSLRSNTQGRGVFSMVFDHYEEVPKSIAEEVIKKNTAE; from the coding sequence ATGGCTAGAGAGTTCTCCTTAGAGAATACTCGTAACATTGGAATCATGGCTCACATCGATGCCGGTAAAACGACAACGACTGAGCGTATCCTTTATTACACAGGTCGTATTCATAAGCTTGGTGAAACACATGAAGGTGCATCTCAAATGGACTGGATGGAGCAAGAGCAGGAGCGTGGAATTACAATCACTTCTGCAGCGACAACAGCTCAGTGGAAAGGTCACCGTGTTAACATCATTGACACGCCAGGTCACGTGGACTTCACAGTTGAAGTTGAACGTTCCCTACGTGTACTCGATGGTGCGGTAACAGTTCTTGATGCTCAATCAGGTGTTGAGCCACAAACTGAAACAGTATGGCGTCAAGCGACAAACTATTCTGTTCCACGTTTAGTATTTGTTAACAAAATGGACAAGACAGGTGCGGACTTCCACTATGCAGTGGGAACAGTACGCGAACGTCTAGGTGCAAACGCACATCCAATCCAATTACCAATTGGTGCGGAAGATCAGTTCCATGCAATCATTGACCTAATTGAAATGAAAGCTACTTTCTATGGTGATGACTTCGGGAAAGATGTTGAAGTAAGAGACATTCCTGAAGAACATCTTGCTGAAGCTGAAGAGTACCGTGAGAGTCTAATTGAAGCAATTGTTGAATTCGATGAAGACCTTATGGAAAAATACTTAGGTGGCGAAGAGCTAACTGTAGAAGAAATCAAAGCAGCAATCCGTAAAGCAACACTAGATGTTGAATTTTACCCTGTTGTTTGTGGAACAGCTTTCAAAAACAAAGGTGTTCAACTAGTTCTAGATGCAGTAATCGACTACTTACCAGCTCCAACTGATATCCAAGCGATTGCTGGATTTAATCCTGAAAACAACGAAGAGGAAACTCGTCCTGCTGATGACAATGGTCCATTCTCGGCACTTGCGTTTAAAGTTATGACGGATCCTTATGTTGGTAAACTAACATTCTTCCGTGTGTACTCTGGTACACTAAAGTCAGGATCTTACGTACGTAACACGACGAAAGATAAGCGTGAGCGTGTAGGACGTATCCTACAAATGCATGCTGACTCTCGTGAAGAAATCGCAGAAGTTCACTCCGGTGACATTGCTGCTGCGGTTGGTTTAAGAGACACAGGTACTGGTGACACATTATGTGATGAAAAAGCACCTGTTATCTTAGAGTCAATGGAATTCCCTGAGCCGGTTATTTCCGTTGCAATCGAACCAAAAACAAAAGCTGACCAAAGTAAAATGGGTGAAGCTCTTGCGAAACTTCAAGAGGAAGACCCGACGTTCAGAGCACATACAGATGAAGAAACTGGCGAAGTAATTATTGCTGGTATGGGTGAATTACACTTAGACGTTCTAGTTGACCGTCTACGTCGTGAATTTGGCGTTGAAGCTAACGTTGGAGCACCACAAGTATCTTACCGTGAAACATTCCGTCAAGCAGCGGAAGTTGAAGGTAAGTTCGTTCGTCAATCTGGTGGTCGTGGACAATACGGTCATGTATGGGTTGAATTCTCTCCAAACGAAGAAGGAGCAGGTTTCGAATTCATCGATAACATCGTTGGTGGAACAGTTCCACGTGAATATATCGGTTCTGTTGAAGAAGGTATCCGTGATGCGCTGGATAACGGTGTAATTGCAGGATATCCACTAATCGATATTAAAGCACGTCTATATGACGGTTCATACCATGATGTTGACTCTAACGAAATGGCGTTTAAGATTGCTGGTTCTATGGCACTGAAAAACGCTGCTTCAAAAGTTAACCCGGCACTTCTCGAGCCAATGATGAAAGTTGAAATCCAAATCCCTGAGGAATACTTAGGTGATATTATGGGTGACGTTACTGCTCGTCGTGGTCGCGTTGAAGGAATGGAAGCACGTGGTAACTCACAATTAGTTAATGCGATGGTTCCACTTGCTGAAATGTTTGGATACGCAACTTCATTGCGTTCTAACACACAAGGTCGCGGAGTCTTCTCAATGGTATTTGACCACTATGAAGAAGTTCCAAAATCGATCGCTGAAGAAGTTATTAAAAAGAATACTGCTGAATAA
- the rpsG gene encoding 30S ribosomal protein S7, which translates to MPRKGPVAKRDVLPDPIYNSKLVSRLINSMMVDGKKGTSQKILYGAFELVKERSGKDPLEVFEAALENVMPVLEVRARRVGGANYQVPVEVRPERRTTLGLRFFVNYSRQRGEKTMEERLANEILDASNNTGASVRRREELHKMAEANKAFAHYRW; encoded by the coding sequence ATGCCTCGTAAAGGTCCTGTAGCTAAACGTGATGTACTACCAGATCCGATTTATAACTCGAAACTTGTTTCACGTCTTATAAACTCAATGATGGTAGATGGTAAGAAAGGTACTTCTCAAAAAATTCTATACGGTGCGTTTGAACTTGTAAAAGAACGTTCTGGAAAAGATCCATTAGAAGTATTTGAAGCAGCACTTGAAAATGTAATGCCGGTTCTTGAAGTGCGCGCACGCCGTGTTGGTGGAGCGAACTACCAAGTTCCAGTAGAAGTACGTCCTGAGCGTCGTACAACACTAGGCTTACGTTTCTTCGTAAACTATTCTCGTCAACGCGGTGAGAAAACAATGGAAGAGCGTCTAGCTAACGAAATTTTAGATGCTTCAAACAACACTGGTGCTTCCGTTAGAAGACGTGAAGAACTACACAAAATGGCAGAAGCGAACAAAGCTTTCGCTCACTACCGTTGGTAA
- the rpsL gene encoding 30S ribosomal protein S12, with the protein MPTINQLVRKGRRSKVSGSKSPALGKSYNSFKKTMTDVNSPQKRGVCTRVGTMTPKKPNSALRKYARVRLTNQLEVNAYIPGEGHNLQEHSVVLIRGGRVKDLPGVRYHVVRGALDTAGVTGRMQSRSMYGAKKPKEKK; encoded by the coding sequence ATGCCTACAATTAACCAATTGGTTCGTAAAGGTCGTAGATCAAAAGTTTCTGGTTCTAAATCACCTGCACTTGGAAAAAGCTATAACAGCTTTAAAAAGACGATGACGGATGTTAATTCTCCACAAAAACGTGGCGTTTGTACACGTGTTGGAACGATGACACCGAAGAAGCCGAACTCAGCCCTACGTAAATATGCACGTGTGCGTCTAACAAACCAACTTGAAGTGAACGCTTATATCCCAGGTGAGGGACATAACCTTCAAGAGCACAGTGTTGTACTTATTCGTGGTGGACGTGTTAAAGACTTACCGGGTGTTCGTTATCATGTTGTACGTGGTGCGCTTGATACAGCTGGAGTTACTGGCCGTATGCAAAGTCGTTCTATGTACGGTGCGAAAAAACCAAAAGAAAAGAAATAA
- a CDS encoding ribosomal L7Ae/L30e/S12e/Gadd45 family protein yields MSYEKVKQAKETIIGIKQTVKAIQAGKVTEVIIAQDIEERFTRQLLEVTNEYSIPVTYVASRKQLGEASGIAVGTSVVALTE; encoded by the coding sequence ATGTCTTATGAAAAAGTGAAGCAGGCAAAAGAGACAATCATCGGTATAAAGCAAACAGTAAAAGCAATTCAAGCAGGCAAGGTAACAGAAGTTATCATTGCTCAGGATATAGAAGAACGGTTTACTCGACAGTTGTTAGAAGTAACCAATGAATATTCAATTCCTGTGACTTATGTTGCTTCAAGAAAACAGCTTGGAGAAGCATCTGGCATTGCGGTCGGTACATCCGTTGTTGCGCTTACTGAATAA